A window of the Dyadobacter pollutisoli genome harbors these coding sequences:
- the dtd gene encoding D-aminoacyl-tRNA deacylase, translated as MIAVIQRVSSASVTIEDKVHGQIEAGFLVLLGITHSDTQEDLEWLGRKIIGLRVFGDEEGKMNLDLKSVNGDILLISQFTLHASTKKGNRPSFIEAARHDVAIPLYENMIRFLGKELEKPIQCGLFGADMKVALLNDGPVTIVIDSKNRS; from the coding sequence ATGATTGCAGTGATCCAGCGCGTCAGCAGCGCATCGGTAACCATTGAAGACAAAGTTCATGGACAAATAGAAGCAGGTTTTTTGGTACTATTGGGAATAACACATTCGGATACGCAGGAAGATCTGGAATGGCTGGGCAGAAAGATCATCGGTCTGCGTGTTTTTGGAGATGAGGAAGGCAAAATGAATCTAGATCTCAAATCAGTGAATGGAGACATTCTGCTGATTAGTCAGTTTACTTTGCATGCCAGTACCAAAAAGGGGAACCGCCCCTCATTCATTGAGGCAGCCAGACATGATGTGGCTATACCGCTCTACGAAAACATGATCAGGTTCCTGGGAAAAGAACTCGAAAAACCAATTCAATGCGGACTGTTCGGTGCTGATATGAAAGTAGCATTGCTCAACGACGGCCCCGTCACCATTGTCATTGATTCCAAAAACAGAAGCTAG
- a CDS encoding DUF6934 family protein: MNQTHYSFQYAREEKLYEFHSQGKRGVIKKVVQFKLIHSNVFNLGFGDFSDELGLIDDTVVTDNGDMEMIFATVIAIIQQFLLSFPDAGIFLTGSTNSRTRLSQIIINMNLEDLQEDFEIYGFRNERWERFRKNIRYESFLVSKLL, translated from the coding sequence GTGAATCAAACACACTATTCTTTCCAATACGCGAGAGAAGAAAAACTTTACGAATTTCATAGTCAGGGTAAGCGAGGTGTAATCAAGAAAGTAGTTCAGTTTAAACTTATTCACTCGAATGTGTTTAATCTCGGTTTTGGAGATTTCAGCGATGAGCTTGGCTTGATCGACGATACAGTGGTCACCGACAATGGAGATATGGAAATGATTTTTGCAACTGTAATCGCGATCATCCAACAGTTCCTTCTAAGTTTTCCGGATGCGGGAATTTTCCTGACGGGTAGTACAAATTCGAGAACAAGGCTTTCCCAAATTATTATCAATATGAATTTGGAAGATCTGCAAGAAGACTTTGAGATCTACGGATTCAGAAATGAACGTTGGGAGAGATTTAGAAAAAATATAAGATATGAGTCATTTCTGGTTTCAAAATTGTTATAA
- a CDS encoding L-serine ammonia-lyase: MKEERISVFDIFKIGIGPSSSHTLGPWRAAQQFLKSLQSTIGLAQVISVKAHLYGSLAKTGKGHGTDIAVILGLSGYDPVTIETADIDRILSEISSSETILLHGEMKISFSPKTDVLFHFTESLPFHPNGLTFIADCGPQGVVQETYYSVGGGFVVQEGSGSESSAESVVLPFPIDHAGDLLKWHKASGLSIWEMVLENEKAWKDEKVIRKDLLNIWHIMQQSIFHGCQTKGILPGGLNVQRRAASLNQKLLNSKICSGCDEWIDSIRSGGAGFNYTLDWVSCFALAVNEENASYSRVVTAPTNGAAGVIPAVLQFHMTFCGGTEEDIFRFMLTAGEIGSIFKKGATISAAMGGCQAEIGVSSAMAAAGLTQVSGGTVEQCLMAAEIAMEHHLGLTCDPVGGLVQIPCIERNTMGAIKAITASQLALQSNPENAKVSLDNVVKTMWETALDMNNRYKETSEGGLAVNIPISLSEC; this comes from the coding sequence ATGAAAGAAGAACGAATTTCTGTTTTTGATATATTTAAAATTGGGATTGGCCCTTCCAGTTCCCATACTTTGGGGCCTTGGCGCGCTGCCCAACAATTTCTAAAATCGTTGCAATCCACAATCGGATTAGCGCAGGTTATCTCCGTTAAAGCACATTTGTATGGTTCCCTTGCCAAAACCGGCAAAGGGCATGGAACAGACATTGCAGTTATTCTCGGCCTGAGCGGATACGACCCGGTAACCATTGAAACAGCGGACATCGATCGGATTTTAAGTGAAATTTCTTCGAGCGAAACTATTCTGCTGCATGGCGAAATGAAGATTTCGTTTTCTCCCAAAACAGACGTCCTTTTTCACTTTACGGAATCCTTGCCTTTTCATCCCAATGGGCTGACATTCATTGCCGACTGCGGTCCGCAGGGGGTAGTTCAAGAAACATATTACTCGGTGGGTGGCGGCTTCGTAGTGCAGGAGGGGAGCGGTAGTGAGAGTTCGGCAGAGTCTGTGGTGTTACCGTTTCCGATTGACCATGCTGGTGATCTGCTCAAATGGCATAAGGCTTCCGGATTATCGATCTGGGAGATGGTATTGGAAAATGAAAAGGCCTGGAAAGATGAAAAGGTTATTCGCAAGGACCTGCTGAATATCTGGCACATTATGCAGCAAAGCATTTTTCACGGCTGCCAGACCAAAGGTATATTACCTGGCGGACTAAATGTCCAAAGGCGCGCAGCCTCTTTGAATCAGAAATTATTGAATAGTAAGATATGCAGCGGCTGCGATGAGTGGATCGACTCGATTCGTAGTGGCGGCGCTGGATTCAACTATACATTGGACTGGGTAAGCTGCTTTGCACTGGCTGTAAATGAAGAAAATGCATCTTACAGCAGGGTAGTCACAGCCCCTACAAATGGCGCAGCTGGCGTGATCCCGGCGGTTTTGCAATTTCACATGACATTTTGCGGCGGCACCGAGGAGGATATTTTCAGATTTATGCTGACGGCCGGCGAGATAGGAAGCATTTTCAAAAAAGGCGCTACGATATCGGCCGCGATGGGCGGGTGTCAGGCGGAGATAGGCGTATCGTCGGCAATGGCTGCGGCCGGGCTTACCCAGGTTTCGGGAGGGACTGTCGAACAATGTCTAATGGCAGCTGAGATCGCCATGGAGCACCATTTGGGGCTCACTTGTGATCCTGTAGGAGGATTGGTGCAAATACCTTGCATCGAGCGAAATACAATGGGCGCTATCAAAGCGATTACCGCGTCACAACTCGCTCTGCAAAGCAATCCTGAAAATGCAAAAGTGTCCCTCGACAATGTCGTGAAAACCATGTGGGAAACTGCTCTGGACATGAATAATCGCTATAAGGAGACCTCAGAAGGTGGGCTTGCCGTTAACATTCCCATCAGTTTGAGTGAATGCTAG
- the mgtE gene encoding magnesium transporter codes for MTFELTKLYVDHIQELIEKEDSEAIRSEMDSLFSADITSLLSELETESAKFLVTQLNIETGAAILADMEPNERREFLKVFTSEEISRFVNLFDSDDAVDLLNEQPIRVREEVIALLEDREQARFILDLLHYDEDVAGGLMQKELVKANVNWTVNQCIEELRKQAEDVGKVYAVYVVDDFGKLLGILSLKKIVLAHKNTRIESLYDKDVIFVETYRPAEEVAELMQRYDLDALPVVNVQSKLLGRITIDDVIDVITDQASSDTLAMAGITGDVEEDDTIWQQTKARLPWLLVGMMGGILAAKFISFFEGDLKIIPAMAAFIPIIGSTGGNVGIQTSSIILQSLADKTGLDTTVGQRLIRMFAVAFINGLIISCIVFGFNLLIGNDVQLALVVSTALMSVVFLASFMGTITPILLERIGINPAVASGPFITTANDLIGYGVYFGLAHLLLNL; via the coding sequence ATGACGTTTGAATTAACCAAGCTATACGTAGACCACATTCAGGAATTAATTGAAAAGGAGGATTCTGAGGCGATCAGGTCGGAGATGGACAGCCTTTTTTCGGCAGATATCACCAGTCTTTTATCTGAGCTGGAAACCGAAAGTGCCAAATTCCTGGTCACTCAGCTCAATATTGAAACCGGCGCTGCTATTCTCGCGGATATGGAGCCCAACGAGCGTCGGGAATTTCTGAAAGTTTTTACTTCCGAAGAAATATCAAGGTTTGTCAATCTTTTTGATTCTGATGATGCCGTGGATTTGCTGAATGAACAGCCGATCCGCGTCCGTGAGGAAGTGATCGCATTGCTGGAAGATCGCGAACAGGCCCGGTTCATTCTCGATTTGCTACATTATGATGAAGATGTGGCAGGTGGTCTGATGCAGAAAGAGTTGGTGAAAGCCAATGTTAACTGGACTGTAAATCAATGCATTGAAGAGCTCAGAAAACAGGCAGAAGACGTAGGTAAGGTATATGCTGTGTATGTGGTGGACGATTTTGGGAAGTTGCTTGGGATACTTTCCCTGAAAAAAATTGTCCTGGCCCACAAAAACACCAGGATCGAAAGTCTGTACGACAAGGATGTAATTTTCGTGGAAACATACCGGCCGGCGGAAGAAGTAGCCGAGCTGATGCAGCGATATGACCTTGACGCCCTGCCGGTTGTGAACGTACAAAGCAAACTTCTCGGGCGGATCACCATCGATGATGTGATTGACGTGATCACAGACCAGGCCAGTTCCGATACCCTTGCCATGGCGGGTATTACCGGTGATGTAGAGGAAGATGACACGATCTGGCAACAAACCAAGGCTAGACTTCCCTGGTTGCTAGTAGGAATGATGGGAGGAATCCTGGCGGCCAAGTTTATCAGTTTTTTCGAGGGAGATCTCAAAATTATCCCCGCTATGGCCGCATTTATCCCCATTATTGGTTCAACGGGCGGGAATGTAGGTATTCAAACCTCCTCCATTATTTTACAAAGTCTGGCTGACAAAACAGGACTTGATACCACTGTCGGGCAGAGACTGATCAGGATGTTTGCCGTTGCCTTTATCAATGGGCTGATCATCAGCTGCATTGTCTTCGGCTTTAATTTACTGATCGGCAATGATGTGCAGCTAGCTCTGGTTGTATCTACCGCTTTGATGTCGGTGGTTTTCCTGGCCTCATTTATGGGAACAATTACGCCTATTCTGCTCGAAAGGATCGGCATTAATCCCGCTGTGGCTTCCGGCCCGTTCATTACAACTGCGAATGACCTGATCGGCTACGGCGTATATTTCGGCCTGGCGCACTTATTACTAAATCTCTGA
- the rsmA gene encoding 16S rRNA (adenine(1518)-N(6)/adenine(1519)-N(6))-dimethyltransferase RsmA, with product MNYKKRDDSKVRAKKHLGQHFLKDLNIAQRIVDGLSGHGDYDRVLEIGPGMGVLTQFLLQKTTFSTYVIEIDTESVAYLQKHYEELSPRIIEGDFLKFNPEEFFPKPFAIIGNFPYNISSQIFFRALQIRDRIPEIVCMLQKEVAQRIASPPGNKDYGILSVLLQAFYDIDYLVSVPPGAFDPPPKVQSGVIRLRRNAVAALDCDEKLFFRVVKTAFNQRRKTLRNALKPVGEFPDHPLLTKRAEQLSVSEFVTLTQLAETLATQM from the coding sequence ATAAATTATAAAAAACGGGATGATTCGAAGGTCAGGGCTAAAAAACATTTAGGCCAGCACTTTCTGAAAGACTTAAATATTGCTCAGCGTATCGTGGACGGATTGTCGGGGCACGGCGATTATGACCGGGTTTTGGAAATAGGTCCGGGGATGGGTGTACTCACTCAGTTTCTGCTTCAAAAAACCACATTCAGCACTTATGTCATCGAAATTGACACTGAATCGGTTGCCTACCTGCAAAAACATTACGAAGAACTTTCACCCAGGATCATTGAAGGAGATTTCCTGAAATTTAATCCGGAGGAATTCTTCCCGAAGCCATTTGCGATCATTGGCAATTTCCCTTATAATATTTCATCACAGATATTTTTCAGGGCATTGCAAATCCGTGACCGCATTCCCGAAATCGTTTGCATGCTTCAAAAAGAAGTTGCACAGCGCATTGCATCACCTCCGGGAAACAAGGATTATGGCATACTGAGCGTGTTGTTGCAGGCTTTTTATGACATTGACTACCTGGTTTCGGTGCCTCCTGGTGCATTCGATCCTCCTCCGAAGGTACAGTCGGGTGTGATCAGGTTGCGAAGAAATGCAGTTGCAGCGCTTGACTGTGACGAGAAACTGTTTTTCAGGGTAGTAAAAACTGCATTTAACCAAAGAAGAAAAACCCTGAGAAATGCGTTAAAACCGGTAGGTGAATTTCCGGACCATCCGTTGCTCACCAAGCGCGCAGAACAGCTGAGTGTTAGTGAGTTTGTAACGCTCACCCAACTGGCGGAAACGCTCGCAACGCAGATGTAA